In Chryseobacterium lactis, a single genomic region encodes these proteins:
- a CDS encoding helix-turn-helix domain-containing protein, with protein sequence MSENLDYINYSCYFTVFREGEQFVSYNALSMVISGEMELNDGEHRKVFKSGDIYLVRKNQLLKFLKRPGEESEFKSLSIRFDDEMLKQMKAQDHFEVDEKVRNPVFVDLSSIPHLKYFMESLLQYQDLLENRSLELALLKQKEALLLLFGHDESLKNIVYDISDPYKINLEEFMLKNYHFNVKLDRFAYLTGRSLAAFKRDFAKIFGTAPGKWLLQKRLQEARYLLEKGKKVSDIYLDLGFEDLSHFSFAFKKQFGLAPSKLVL encoded by the coding sequence ATGTCTGAAAATTTAGATTACATCAACTACTCCTGTTACTTTACGGTTTTTCGTGAGGGAGAACAGTTTGTTTCATACAATGCATTATCCATGGTGATTTCAGGAGAAATGGAACTTAATGACGGGGAGCATCGGAAGGTTTTTAAAAGTGGAGATATATATCTTGTAAGAAAAAACCAACTTCTGAAATTCTTAAAAAGGCCGGGTGAAGAATCCGAGTTTAAATCTTTATCGATAAGGTTTGATGATGAAATGCTCAAGCAAATGAAGGCTCAGGATCACTTCGAAGTAGATGAAAAAGTCAGGAATCCTGTTTTTGTAGATCTTTCTTCTATTCCGCATTTGAAATATTTCATGGAATCTTTACTGCAGTATCAGGATCTTCTTGAAAATAGATCTCTGGAACTGGCATTATTAAAACAAAAAGAAGCTTTATTGCTTTTATTCGGACATGATGAGTCATTGAAAAATATAGTGTATGATATTTCGGATCCTTATAAAATCAATCTTGAAGAATTTATGCTGAAGAATTATCATTTTAATGTAAAACTGGATCGTTTTGCTTATCTGACAGGAAGAAGTCTGGCTGCTTTTAAAAGGGATTTTGCAAAAATATTCGGAACGGCTCCGGGAAAATGGCTCCTTCAAAAAAGACTGCAGGAAGCAAGATATCTTTTGGAAAAAGGGAAAAAAGTGTCAGATATATATCTTGATCTCGGCTTTGAAGACCTTTCTCATTTTTCGTTTGCCTTTAAAAAGCAATTTGGGTTGGCGCCCAGTAAGCTGGTTTTATAG
- a CDS encoding DUF6443 domain-containing protein — protein MKKILNIFSILFVAVLFNAQTTTENYIQSTTCLDADCIKKAETVQYFDFLGRPKQVINVKSSPTGKDIVTPIVYDDLGRQTKGYLPIPQSGTQNGDLYTSPLNNASSIYGAEKIYSEKILDNSPLERVLQQKQVGNDWNSKSVAFGYDLNNSPDHVKKYDLVTAWNPTEKLYNNTLQPASEYQAGQLIKNSVTDEDGNTTVEFKDGSGQTVLIRKVMSTSRNADTYYVYNDYKLLTYVIPPLASSGTLDAAVIDNLCYQYKYDSKNRLVEKKLPGKGWEYMVYDKQDRLVLSQDALLGITTNSFAAKGWMFSKYDQFGRVAYTGFFANTATRIAMQNAVNSMTANPGNNEKRDDTTPIVQNGENIYYTKTAFPTGSMTILSVNYYDTYPTLPAGAEVPSSVIGQNTLKQPGQSTSSKNTKSLPLASYVRNIEDNNWTKNYNYYDEKGRAIGTSSINHLGGYTKTESELDFVGLAKQTRVYHKRLISDTEKVITQTFTYDSQNRMIIHKHKVDNNPEEVLAQNEYNELSQLKNKKVGGTDTASPLQSIDYTYNIRGWLTRINDPSNLNGKLFGYEMRYTNPINTQVAPGRFNGNITEVDWNNASENVLKRYNYSYDNLNRLQDAIYSEPNATNPFNNNFNENLTYDLNGNIKTLKRNAFPITGNTATQVDDLVYNYTGNRLNRVVENALNTTGYEGGNNLIDYDLNGNMINMKDKGIQSINYNYLNLPNQLNISHSGGNLGFNFNISINHLYRADGTKLRKTYYSARSGDVGTTTTTDYLDGFQYRLFDNGMGTLCLSCKTNSAYEEQAYKAASIPLPGKPVWTLDFVATAEGFYSFTENRYIYQYNDHLGNTRVSFAKNSAGVLQTIDTNNYYPFGLNHIGGTQSSKFTSFYSYKYNGKELQETGFFDYGWRQYMPDLGRWNSMDQLSEKYLSTSPFAYVAGNPVSRFDVDGRWFREDGSIDTSGRTPGFMGGSYKPFYATGYPEQGNVGNGNYTAFGKTQAYTDIMTAFRNGGTAELVNQNGTLKWWTDYDDPNTGIKGVGQLNMLKFTENSSVWGNQIQSHFSSYTENSFNWIQNHPREVTSIAGIIQASSTITEKGLSNWNASSSIAKSRIFAETISTKLPVSAKALGNASKVLGVAGKAVGVLGIANTVYQWNKGNISDTRAIVDGVMGVAGFFPATAWVSIGYFAGMTIYETYYNNGKPAF, from the coding sequence ATGAAAAAGATATTAAATATATTCAGCATATTGTTTGTAGCGGTATTATTCAATGCACAAACAACCACAGAAAACTATATACAAAGTACAACCTGCCTGGATGCAGACTGCATAAAAAAAGCAGAAACCGTCCAGTATTTTGACTTTTTGGGAAGACCTAAACAGGTCATCAATGTGAAATCTTCTCCTACAGGAAAAGATATAGTTACCCCAATTGTTTATGATGACCTGGGAAGACAGACCAAAGGTTATCTTCCTATTCCACAATCGGGAACACAGAACGGAGACCTTTACACATCTCCTTTAAATAACGCCTCTTCCATATACGGAGCAGAAAAGATCTATTCCGAAAAAATATTGGATAACTCTCCTTTGGAAAGGGTTTTACAGCAAAAACAGGTAGGAAATGACTGGAATAGCAAGTCCGTTGCTTTTGGCTATGACCTTAACAATTCTCCTGATCATGTCAAAAAATATGATCTTGTTACCGCATGGAATCCTACAGAAAAGCTCTATAATAATACTCTCCAGCCGGCTTCAGAATATCAGGCGGGCCAACTGATCAAGAATTCGGTTACTGATGAAGACGGAAATACAACCGTAGAGTTTAAAGACGGTTCAGGACAAACAGTGTTGATCAGAAAAGTAATGAGTACTTCTCGAAATGCAGATACCTATTATGTTTACAATGATTATAAACTCCTTACCTATGTAATTCCTCCGCTGGCTTCTTCAGGAACTCTGGATGCTGCTGTAATAGACAACCTTTGCTATCAATACAAATATGACAGTAAAAACAGACTGGTAGAAAAGAAACTTCCCGGAAAAGGCTGGGAGTATATGGTGTATGATAAACAGGACAGATTGGTTCTTTCTCAGGATGCCCTGTTAGGGATAACCACTAATAGTTTCGCTGCCAAAGGATGGATGTTTTCCAAATATGATCAATTCGGAAGAGTGGCCTATACAGGCTTCTTTGCCAACACCGCAACCAGGATTGCTATGCAGAATGCCGTTAATAGCATGACTGCCAATCCCGGGAACAATGAAAAAAGGGATGACACCACTCCTATTGTACAAAATGGGGAAAATATTTATTACACTAAAACGGCATTTCCTACAGGAAGTATGACCATCCTGTCAGTTAATTATTATGACACTTATCCCACACTTCCTGCAGGTGCAGAAGTTCCTTCATCTGTCATAGGCCAAAATACATTGAAACAACCGGGACAAAGCACAAGTTCTAAAAACACAAAAAGCCTTCCGTTGGCTTCGTATGTGAGAAATATCGAGGATAATAACTGGACAAAAAACTACAATTATTATGATGAAAAAGGAAGAGCAATCGGAACCTCCTCTATCAATCATTTGGGAGGTTATACCAAGACAGAATCTGAACTGGATTTTGTAGGATTGGCAAAACAAACCAGGGTTTATCATAAAAGATTAATATCGGATACCGAAAAAGTGATCACCCAGACTTTTACTTATGACAGCCAAAACAGAATGATTATTCATAAGCACAAGGTTGACAATAACCCCGAAGAGGTACTGGCTCAAAATGAATACAACGAACTTTCACAATTGAAAAATAAGAAAGTAGGAGGAACAGATACTGCGTCTCCCCTTCAAAGCATAGATTACACCTATAATATCCGGGGATGGCTGACGAGAATTAACGACCCTTCGAATCTTAACGGTAAACTCTTCGGGTACGAAATGAGATATACCAACCCTATTAATACCCAAGTTGCACCGGGAAGATTTAATGGAAATATCACAGAAGTTGATTGGAACAACGCTTCAGAAAATGTTTTGAAAAGATATAATTATTCTTATGACAACCTCAACAGGCTGCAAGATGCTATTTATTCTGAACCTAATGCTACCAATCCGTTTAATAATAACTTCAATGAAAACTTAACCTATGACCTGAACGGAAATATCAAAACCCTGAAAAGAAATGCCTTCCCGATAACCGGAAATACGGCAACTCAGGTAGATGATCTGGTGTACAATTATACCGGAAACCGTCTGAACAGAGTAGTAGAAAATGCATTGAATACTACAGGTTATGAAGGTGGCAACAATCTCATCGATTATGACCTGAACGGGAATATGATCAACATGAAGGATAAAGGCATCCAGTCTATTAATTACAATTATCTGAATCTTCCCAATCAGCTTAATATTAGTCATAGTGGAGGTAATTTGGGATTTAATTTTAACATCAGTATAAACCATTTATATCGGGCAGACGGAACGAAGTTGAGAAAAACCTATTACAGCGCTAGGTCAGGAGATGTGGGAACCACTACGACAACAGATTATCTTGATGGCTTCCAGTATAGGCTTTTTGATAACGGTATGGGAACTCTATGCCTGTCATGTAAAACCAATTCTGCTTATGAAGAGCAGGCTTATAAAGCAGCTTCTATACCTCTTCCCGGAAAACCAGTATGGACATTGGATTTTGTAGCTACAGCAGAAGGCTTTTACAGTTTCACGGAAAACCGCTATATTTACCAGTACAACGACCATCTGGGAAATACCAGGGTAAGTTTTGCCAAAAACAGCGCAGGCGTTCTTCAGACAATAGACACCAATAACTATTATCCTTTTGGGCTCAATCATATTGGGGGAACTCAGTCTTCTAAATTTACAAGCTTCTATTCTTATAAGTACAATGGAAAAGAGCTTCAGGAAACAGGTTTCTTTGATTATGGATGGAGACAATATATGCCGGATTTGGGAAGATGGAACAGCATGGATCAGCTTTCTGAAAAATATCTCTCCACAAGTCCTTTTGCGTATGTTGCAGGCAACCCTGTATCACGATTTGATGTAGATGGAAGATGGTTCAGAGAAGACGGGAGTATTGATACCTCAGGAAGAACTCCAGGTTTTATGGGAGGTTCTTATAAGCCTTTTTATGCAACCGGTTATCCTGAACAAGGTAACGTGGGTAATGGAAATTATACTGCTTTTGGAAAAACACAGGCCTATACTGATATTATGACGGCGTTTAGAAACGGAGGAACAGCAGAGTTAGTTAATCAGAATGGCACCTTAAAATGGTGGACAGATTATGATGATCCGAATACAGGGATTAAAGGTGTTGGTCAATTAAATATGTTGAAATTTACAGAAAATAGTTCCGTTTGGGGAAACCAAATACAGAGCCATTTTAGTTCTTATACGGAAAATTCCTTTAATTGGATTCAGAACCACCCAAGGGAAGTTACATCAATAGCCGGTATCATACAGGCTAGTTCTACAATAACTGAGAAGGGGTTGTCAAATTGGAATGCATCTTCAAGTATAGCGAAAAGTCGTATTTTTGCTGAGACTATCAGTACAAAACTACCTGTTTCTGCTAAGGCATTGGGGAATGCTTCCAAAGTTCTTGGCGTTGCTGGAAAGGCAGTTGGTGTTTTAGGAATCGCAAACACTGTTTATCAATGGAATAAAGGTAACATTTCTGATACAAGGGCAATTGTTGATGGGGTAATGGGAGTTGCCGGCTTCTTTCCTGCCACAGCCTGGGTATCAATAGGCTATTTTGCAGGAATGACAATTTATGAGACTTACTATAATAATGGAAAACCAGCATTTTAA